Below is a genomic region from Helianthus annuus cultivar XRQ/B chromosome 2, HanXRQr2.0-SUNRISE, whole genome shotgun sequence.
GCTGTTGGTATAGATGGGAACAATAGCATATATCCAGTTTGTTATGCCCTTGTTAAGGCAAAAACAACACAAAGCTGGAAATAGTTTTTGCAACTATTGAGAGATGACCTAGGGTGTACGGCTGAATCTTGTTTCACCTTCATCATCGACAGGCAAAAGGTAATCCATTGTTAAATGTGAATTCATAACTTTCAATTAAATTTGCTTGCAAAATTTTAGGAATATTTGCAATTTGTATTACAGGGTCTGATTCCAGCTACGCTAGCTGTTTTTCCTAATGGTGAGCAAAGATTTTGTTTGAGGCACATCCATGAGAACATGAAATCCAAGTGGCGTGGAGATGTTTATAAGAATTTGCTTTGGTCAGCCGGAAGGAAGACATCCATTCCATATTTTAACAAAGCTATGGAAGAAATTAAGACAATAGAACGAGCTATGTATGCCTGGCTGAATGAGATCCCATACACCGCTTGGTCAAGAGCATATTTTTCTGGAAGAGCTAAACGTGATATGTTGCTGAACAACATATGTGAGGTTTTCAACAGACAAATCATAGGAGCATGGGACAAGCCGATTATCACATGCTTAGAATTCAATAGGGAGTACATAACCAAGAGGATAGTGAATGTAAAGAAATTGCAGGCAAAGTGTATGGGGCCACTGATACCACATGCCACTGAGGTCTTCGATAAGATCAAGAAACATGCATCTGTAATGTCTGTTTTAATGGTTGATACAGACAAGTATCAAGTAACAGGTCCAAGATCACAGTGTGTTGTGAATATTAAACATAAAACTTATGCATGCAGGAAGTGGGATTTGACAGGGATGCCTTGCAAACATGCAGTTGCAGCCATATGGGATATGTCAAGGAATAGCATTAATGCTGGTATACCAGAAGAGTGGGTTTCTGATGTGTATTGGTTGTCAACATGGAAGAATGTTTATGAGAATGTGATAGAGCCAATCAATGGGCCGAATATGTGGACTCCTTCACATTGTCCAACAACACTCATCCCACCAAAGCATCATACACAAGTTAGAAggccaaagaagaaacaaaagaaggcATTTGGTGAAAAAGAGCTTGAGAAGGAGTTCGACAAAGGAGGTAAACGACCAGAAAGGGAACCACCACCAAGTGTGGTAAATGTGGAAACCTGGGTCACAATGTCAGGAGCTGGAAAGGACAAGGGGGTGAACAATCCACTGCTTCATAGGAATGACACACTGCCAGTCAAGGTGCCCCAATTGACAATCTTTATAAGTGACGGAAGTTTTTGTGGTTTGTAGTATCTGTAATTGTATGGTGGTTTGTCAAGTTTGTTAAAGAGAATATTTGTTTTCATTTCTGCACTTATGACTATGGTTTGTAACTTTAGACTATGTTTATAACATTATTATGTTGTCGTGAAAATGTTTGGTTGTTTGCATATGGCTGCATTTCAGAAAATTCACATATGTGTTCAAACATAACTTCGGCAGAAACTGATTCGATTACATTGCAATATTTAGTACAAATTCCTTAATTTAGTGGTCCAAAATACAACATACAACTACATCTATGTGCTGCTTTCTACCCTATTTCCAGTGACAATCATCCAAACAAGATCCAATCCGAATCAGAACCATGCTCCCCTTCATATGGATTGTGGTACCAATCATCCTCTTCATCCCAACAGGTGTAATCCCATGCATGTTCCAGCTCTTCAGGGTCATAATTCTTTGTCGGATCTCCGAATATCTTTGAATTATCTGTTTGTTGCTCCATGTAAGGTCTGAGTATCTCAGAGTCTTGATCCTCAAAGTATACATAACTGTCTGGTTCTTCGGCTGTAACGACGTCTTCATCCTTAGCAATATCTTTCTCATTCTCAGCAATATCTTTCTCATTCTCAGCAATAGCTAAAGCATTACTTTCAGGCTACCAAAACAAAGATACAGTAAGAACTTGGAAACGACCATTACAATAACTAGAAACTCAAAACTCAAATACAATTAGGGTAAAATACACAAACTAATCCAATTTCTCTATATTTAACTACTTAAACAAATAAACTATAACAATCAAGACCCAAGTAATCCCTAAGTACATCTTTCATTTGAACACATCGTCATTCTTGTACTGAGCCAATTGGTCTTTGCACTTAGCCAACTCATCCTTATCTTTGATGCTTTGAATTAAAGCAGGCATTACCTCTCGACAAATCGGACATCCCTGATCTTCACCAACATCAGCCCATCTGAGGAATCCACATCCTCCAACCTATAATCGGACATCATTAGCAACACCACAACTCAGTAATAATCACACAAGTACTTTCAATAAGCATAAAACAGAATTCACTTACACATCGAAGATATATACCATCTTCCAGGATTAGCCTTCGTTTTTGATTGTTTGTAAACCGTTTGCCCACCACAAGGACAGGTAATGTCTGAGGTTTGAGTTTTCGCCATTATTTCCTTCGATCGAAGCACAGAGGAAGAAGAGCTAGACATTTTCAGCAACAAGGGATTAAAGATGGATTGCAGATTTGGGGGGAGGGGGGCGATTGAATAATTGGGGGAGCACGATTGAAGAAGGGTTTTGAACAACGATTGAATTGGGGCAAATGAGGAGCTAGGTTTCTTAAATGAGGAGGATGAAGGGCAAAATGGACATTTCAACATGGACTA
It encodes:
- the LOC110889518 gene encoding uncharacterized protein LOC110889518, with product MSSIAREIQPMIESIPEMPIHAIQSQLLRNHQLETSLHKVIRAKRIATTRIYGDYQEQYGLPRSYCDELLKANPGSPTRQFRRIYVCFTSVMRGFKMIGRLLLGVDGCFMKGPFLGQILSAVGIDGNNSIYPEYLQFVLQGLIPATLAVFPNGEQRFCLRHIHENMKSKWRGDVYKNLLWSAGRKTSIPYFNKAMEEIKTIERAMYAWLNEIPYTAWSRAYFSGRAKRDMLLNNICEVFNRQIIGAWDKPIITCLEFNREYITKRIVNVKKLQAKCMGPLIPHATEVFDKIKKHASVMSVLMVDTDKYQVTGPRSQCVVNIKHKTYACRKWDLTGMPCKHAVAAIWDMSRNSINAGIPEEWVSDVYWLSTWKNVYENVIEPINGPNMWTPSHCPTTLIPPKHHTQVRRPKKKQKKAFGEKELEKEFDKGGKRPEREPPPSVVNVETWVTMSGAGKDKGVNNPLLHRNDTLPVKVPQLTIFISDGSFCGL